Proteins co-encoded in one Coregonus clupeaformis isolate EN_2021a chromosome 5, ASM2061545v1, whole genome shotgun sequence genomic window:
- the siae gene encoding sialate O-acetylesterase isoform X2, protein MRVRIYLWFLTILGSLYASDGGFRFASYYGDHMVLQKAPERAVLWGYGPDDAEVTVFLSGGPVTNKAPAVSVAAGIWRVTLDSTEAGGPYNVTAVLQNNHSITLTDVLFGDVWLCGGQSNMAFTTSQVFNASEELALASKFPQVRIFMATLEQSYTELTDLAGVEVPWSVPTAELLGGGDFKHYSAVCWMFGRHLYKTLKYPIGLVTSCWGGTPVEAWSSPRALQHCDLDRIKGFPMPHTPSMYLSVWTNSVLWNAMIHPLLNMTIKGAIWYQGEANAEYNQKKYSCSFPSMIDDWRMAFHQSSAGQTAPDFPFGFVQLSTYRKASLSEGFPNIRWHQTADYGFAPNLRMKNTFMAVAMDLGDTMSPYGSIHPRDKQDVAYRLSLGARAVAYGEEGVSFQGPFPNQVLVNDQYINVTYDQRVSVTQSKDIFEICCSGVRAPCDSLSLWVPAPILQWGHSAVQMSTTNCSMNNVAGLRYAWRDWPCDFKACPVYSADGVLPAPPFTLNRWPGKWQ, encoded by the exons ATGCGTGTGAGGATATATTTGTGGTTTCTGACTATTTTAGGATCCTTGTATGCCTCTG ATGGCGGGTTCCGCTTTGCCTCCTATTATGGCGATCACATGGTTCTGCAGAAGGCCCCAGAGAGGGCTGTGTTGTGGGGCTATGGACCCGATGATGCTGAGGTCACGGTCTTTCTATCAGGAGGACCAGTCACTAACAAAGCACCTGCTGTCAGTGTGGCTGCCG GGATATGGAGGGTGACCCTTGACTCAACGGAAGCTGGCGGTCCCTACAACGTGACTGCAGTCCTCCAGAACAACCACAGTATCACTCTCACAGATGTGCTGTTTGGGGATGTCTGGCTGTGTGGGGGACAGAGCAACATGGCTTTCACAACTTCTCAG GTGTTTAATGCATCAGAGGAGTTAGCTCTGGCCTCCAAGTTCCCTCAGGTGCGTATCTTTATGGCTACCTTGGAGCAGAGTTACACTGAGCTGACTGACTTGGCTGGAGTGGAGGTGCCCTGGTCCGTCCCCACAGCAG AGTTGCTGGGCGGTGGGGATTTCAAGCACTACTCTGCAGTGTGCTGGATGTTTGGGCGCCACTTGTACAAGACGCTGAAGTACCCCATCGGCCTAGTGACGTCCTGCTGGGGAGGCACACCTGTAGAGGCATGGTCCTCCCCACGAGCACTCCAACACTGTGACCTGGACAGGATTAAGGG GTTCCCCATGCCACATACACCTTCAATGTATTTGTCTGTGTGGACTAACTCTGTGTTGTGGAATGCCATGATCCATCCACTTCTCAACATGACCATCAAAGGAGCTATCTGGTACCAAG GCGAGGCCAATGCAGAGTACAATCAGAAGAAATACTCCTGTTCCTTTCCCTCCATGATTGATGACTGGAGGATGGCTTTCCACCAGAGCTCAGCGGGGCAGACGGCACCAGACTTCCCTTTTGGATTTGTACAG CTCTCTACGTATAGAAAGGCCTCCTTAAGTGAGGGATTTCCAAACATACGCTGGCACCAGACTGCAGACTATGGCTTTGCTCCCAACCTGCGTATGAAGAACACATTCATGGCCGTTGCTATGGACTTAGGAGATACAATGTCTCCTTATGGCAG TATCCATCCCCGGGACAAGCAGGACGTGGCATACAGACTGTCTCTAGGGGCGAGAGCTGTGGCTTATGGGGAGGAGGGCGTCTCATTCCAGGGGCCTTTCCCTAACCAGGTCCTGGTCAATGACCAGTATATCAACGTTACCTATGACCAGAGAGTGTCTGTCACTCAATCCAAAGATATCTTTGAG ATTTGCTGCTCAGGGGTAAGGGCACCCTGTGACTCTCTGTCACTGTGGGTCCCAGCTCCCATACTGCAGTGGGGCCATAGCGCCGTCCAAATGTCCACCACTAACTGTTCCAT